A section of the Acidobacterium capsulatum ATCC 51196 genome encodes:
- a CDS encoding aldo/keto reductase family oxidoreductase, with the protein MTEAKKLGGTFTLSGTDVTMHRMGYGAMQLSGPHIFGPPKDRDQAVAVLREAVNAGVNHIDTSDFYGPHVTNQIIREALHPYPKELTIVTKLGARRGEDGSWNPAQSVEDLQQGVHDNLRNLGVDVLDVVNLRLMGDRFVPKEESIEERFTALAELQRKGLIRHLGLSHATPSQVEEARKIAPVVCVQNHYNLAHRTEDAWIDALGKDGIAYVPYFPLGGFTPLQSDELSAVAAELGASLMQVALAWLLHRADNILLIPGTSSLAHLRENLAAADLVLAPEVLARLNAIATPAQAAH; encoded by the coding sequence ATGACTGAGGCAAAGAAGCTGGGCGGTACCTTCACACTATCCGGCACCGACGTGACGATGCATCGCATGGGCTATGGCGCCATGCAGCTTTCAGGGCCGCACATCTTCGGCCCGCCAAAGGATCGGGATCAGGCCGTGGCCGTGCTGCGCGAGGCAGTAAACGCGGGTGTGAACCACATCGACACAAGTGATTTCTATGGCCCGCATGTGACCAACCAGATCATTCGCGAGGCGCTGCATCCTTATCCCAAAGAGCTGACCATCGTGACCAAACTGGGCGCCAGGCGCGGCGAAGACGGCTCCTGGAATCCCGCGCAAAGCGTCGAAGATCTGCAGCAGGGCGTGCACGACAACCTGCGCAACCTGGGCGTGGACGTGCTCGACGTCGTGAACCTCCGCCTGATGGGCGACCGCTTCGTCCCCAAAGAGGAGTCGATAGAAGAACGCTTCACCGCACTGGCGGAACTGCAGCGCAAGGGGCTCATCCGGCACCTCGGGCTGAGCCACGCTACGCCCTCGCAGGTGGAAGAGGCCCGCAAGATCGCTCCCGTCGTCTGCGTGCAGAACCATTACAATCTCGCGCATCGCACCGAAGATGCGTGGATCGACGCTCTGGGCAAAGACGGCATCGCCTATGTGCCCTACTTCCCGCTCGGCGGATTCACGCCCCTGCAGTCGGACGAACTCTCGGCCGTAGCGGCAGAGCTGGGCGCGAGCCTCATGCAGGTCGCGCTCGCATGGCTGCTGCATCGTGCAGACAACATTCTATTGATTCCCGGCACGTCATCGCTCGCACACCTGCGTGAGAACCTGGCGGCTGCCGATCTTGTGCTGGCCCCCGAAGTGCTGGCGCGGCTCAACGCCATTGCCACTCCTGCGCAAGCTGCGCACTAA
- a CDS encoding TetR/AcrR family transcriptional regulator translates to MPRATKATLQPRKQPAQQRSSETVEAILQATIQVLVAVGKERLTTTRVAHRAGVSVGTLYQYFPNKSALLQATLRRHIQGVQTAVEHVCRLERSRPLPDMTTALVDAYLGAKMRNVKESAVLYSVSSDVDGMAIAQAAGKRVRHALAEMFATAPEGLTKEPELVASVVSAALNGISRRLLESKSPERHLPVLREELLTLLHAYLRTCVG, encoded by the coding sequence TTGCCCCGCGCCACAAAAGCTACACTGCAACCGCGTAAACAGCCCGCTCAACAGCGCTCGTCGGAAACAGTAGAGGCGATTTTGCAGGCGACCATTCAGGTTTTGGTCGCCGTGGGCAAAGAGCGTCTCACCACGACGCGCGTGGCACATCGCGCTGGAGTTTCCGTCGGCACGCTGTATCAGTACTTCCCAAACAAGAGCGCGCTGCTGCAGGCCACGTTGCGACGTCACATTCAAGGCGTGCAAACGGCTGTAGAGCACGTGTGCCGTCTAGAGCGGTCGCGGCCGTTGCCGGACATGACCACTGCGCTGGTGGACGCCTATCTCGGTGCCAAGATGCGCAACGTGAAGGAGAGTGCGGTGCTCTACTCGGTCAGTTCGGATGTGGATGGCATGGCTATTGCTCAAGCTGCGGGGAAGCGGGTGCGGCATGCATTGGCTGAAATGTTCGCGACCGCACCGGAAGGCCTGACGAAAGAGCCGGAACTTGTGGCTTCGGTGGTTTCGGCCGCGCTGAATGGTATCTCGCGCCGCCTGCTTGAGTCGAAGTCTCCGGAGCGGCATCTGCCTGTGCTGCGCGAGGAGCTGCTGACGCTGCTGCATGCGTATCTCAGAACGTGCGTGGGCTGA